The genomic DNA ATTTTCACACGAAGAGCTCATCTGCAAGATGGCTGCTTGCCCTGAGAGGCTGGACCTAAACCTGGCAGCTGCTGTGCACAAGGAGATGTTTATCTTGGTGCAGGAGGAGCGTAAACTGCGCAAGGCTCTCCTTGATAAGGTTAGGAGTTAATGGAGTTGgtagcagagcctggaaaaatatattttgcctgggcgattctgggagtagtagtccaaaaCAGCAAATTTTCCTAGCTCTGGTCAGTAGGCATCCTATGATGGGTGAATGCAGCTGTGGCCTATTGTGGAAGGCCAAGAGAGTCATCACTGTTCCTTCACATCCCAGGGCATCACAGAAGCAGAGAGGGAGGCTTTTGAGCTGCTTCCAGATGATGAGCGACAATGTGACAAATGCAAGACAACCTGCTTCCTGTCAGCACTGGCTTGCTATGACTGTCCGGATTGTCTTGTCTGCCTCTACCACATTGATGACCTCTGCAAGTGCCCCAGCAGCAGGCAATACCTTAGGTGGGCAGTGAGAAGACAGTAATTTATATGAATGAGTTTTCTGTCCTTATGATTGCAAattctgctgctccttttccaACAGCTTTTTATTTCTGGCTGTCTTTTCTCAGAGATGGACTAGGTGGTGTTTGTGTTAATTTTTGAATATTGTTTTAGCATTAGTCTTACCCCTTTGTGACTTTGAAAATCAGCCATGGTCTTATGGCTGTCTTGGCACTATCactttagagcaggggtgggaaaattaaaaaagaaaaaaaacaattgcCATGGAAAATCTATAGACAATGGTtaagtgaatgatgtttccacaGTCAGTAACCTTCAGAGGATTAACTGTCTTAGTCTGCAAAATGGTTAATTTGAAATACACCCAAGGTAGTGAATGGCCTAAGGAAGCTTTATTGAAGATTGTGGCATCTCTTTGACTGACCCTCAGTTCAGCCTTGCATATAAAAGTTGGGGATGCTCCTGTTGTAAGCAGGTATCATGAACTGTGAAGAGTTGCCAACTTCACTATCTGAAATTACTACAGAAGAAATTGTTTCAAATGGGACATCTTAAGAGATGCTAAATTTGAGATGAGAAGTAGCAGCCTTGGGTTGCTCTGACATGATCTGCCATATAAAGAGGCTTGCTATTAAAGTAAACTTATTATTAACGAGTGGATGGATtggtatatagtttttaaaaaagagatattgTAAGAATGAGACTTGTTGAACTGGATTTGGGTTGGTGTGGTGAATAGGCTTCTGTGAACTCTTCTCAGAGAGGATACCAGGCATATATCTTCTCTTCCTTCATTCAGGTATCGGTACACTCTGGATGAACTACCAGCAATGTTACACAAGCTGAAGGTCCGAGCAGAGTGTTTTGACACATGGGCAAACAAAGTTCGAATTGCTTTGGAAGTGGAAGATGGGCGCAAGAGAAGTAAGAACCCTCACCTCTGGACTCTTTATTCCACTGTGGTCTCATCAGAATGAAATTAATCTGGAGTCTtctatgaaatgaaattaatatgTGGTCTACATGAGGAAGCACTTGCATACCTCAAAAACCTGCCCATTTAACTTCAGATTTGCTGAAGCATAGTGTGAGCAGAAAGTGCACAATATCTTTTTTGACACCATGTTTGTAAAGGGAAGTACTAGAAAAACAGATGGGACAAGGTGCTCTGGCACAGACAAGGGTTTCCAGGTTTAGAGGGGGTTGGATCACACCATTGGGAATGGGAGGATATGTAGCAACTACTTGCTTACTGATTAGGAATGGGCCTCAGATCTTTGGAAAGTGCTCAGTAGCTCTTATGCTTTGTCCCTCCAGACCTTCCTCTCTGGAGATGATAAGCAGGAGCTCTTAGCAGCCAGCTGTGCAGTTGAGAAGAAAGAATAGTTTTTGAATCTTGCTTTGGGTCTCTGTTCTTGCAGCGTTAGAGGAGCTGCGGGCTCTGGAGTCAGAAGCACGTGAGAGGAAGTTCCCGGAGAATGAACTGCTTCACCGACTCAAGAGCTGTTTGAGTGAAGCAGAGAAGTGTGTCTCAGAGGCCCTGGGCCTGATAAGCAGCCAAGAAACAGGGTGAGTTAAGACAACACATCATGATCTCTTCTGTCTAAATCAGTGTTGTGAAGCCAGGTGTCATAGCCTTTTATCCCATGGGCTTAGGCAGCCTTTTTCAGAGTGTCTCACAACTGTGGTTTTTGTTGAGCAGTTACTTGTTCAAAGAGGCTTATCTTTGTGGTAAGTATAGTGTATTGATGAGGTGCTTCTTGGTCTGTCTGGCATTTGCCTATGGGCTCTTTTCTTCAGTCCTTCTCCTGAATGGCGGCCCAATGCATCCCATTCTTTCCTCTGCTGGCTTTTACAGAGAATCATCAGTTCATATGACTGTAGAGGAATTGCGTGCCTTTCTAGACCAAATGAACAACCTGCCCTGTGTCATGCACCAGCTAAAGGATGTCCAGGTAGGCAGAGTAGAGTGTAAAGTAGCCTCTGACTACAGCAGAGAACAGAAAGAAGGGGATAGATTGATTTCGGGGCATGGGCTCTGGCTCTGACTGGATGTGTCATCTTCTAGGGTGTGTTGGAGAAGGTGGAGGCTTTTCAAGCAGAGGTTCAAGAGGCCCTGCAGGATCTGCCAGGGAACTCTCCAGAGTTGCATAAGCTGCTGGCACAGGGAACACAGCTGGGAGTGGAGGTACCAGAAATGGAACTACTGGAGAAGCAGGTGCAACAGGCTGTCTGGCTGGAAGAGGTCAAACAGACTCTGCGTTCACCCCAGGATAAGGTCACACTGTCCGTCATGAGGGCACTCATCACCTCTGGCTGTGGAGTTGCACCCAGCCCAGCTGTGGAGAAAGCCATGGCTGAGCTGCAGGAGTTACTTACCATTGCCCAGCGTTGGGAGGAAAAGGCTCAAATGTGCCTGGAGGCCAGGTGAGTTTTGGCTACCCTTGATCGGGGCAGAGATGCTGGAATGCCTGTGGTTCTGGATGGGTGGGTTTAGCAAAGCTTGATAACTACTCTTGCGGGACTGCACAAAGATGTCCATGAAAAGCCCTGTCTGATAGCTCCACCCCCCATTATTCACAGGCAGAAGCACTTGACTGCCACACTGGAGGCCATCATCAAAGAGGCAGAGAATATCCCAGTGCACCTACCCAATATCTTGTCCCTCAAAGAGGCACTGGCTAAGGCACTGGCTTGGATTGCTGATGTAGAGGAGATCCAGGTATGCTGTAACTCTGAGTGCCTGGTTTAGCTGAGCATGAACTTGTCCCTGGTGCTCCAGAATATGTCAGTTTATCATCTGTTCTCTTCACAGAATGGGGACCATTATCCCTGCCTGGATGACCTGGAGGGTCTTGTGGCTGTGGGTAGGGATTTGCCAGTCCATCTGGAAGAACTGCGTCACTTAGAGGTGCAAGTGGCGACTGCACATTCCTGGCGGGAGAAAGCCTCCAAGACTTTCCTCAAGAAAAACTCCTGTTACACGCTACTTGAGGTTAGTTGCGAATCTTAAGGACTAGAGATTGGCGGCATAGTCATTTAGGCCCCAGCTTTatctctttgtctctttctcccaGGTGCTGTGCCCATGTGCTGATGCTGACTCAGACAGTGTGAAACGTATGAAGTGGCAGAGGGAGAAGGAGCCGGGCCTGTACAAATCGGACACAGAGAGCTTGGGCCTCTCAGCACAAGACCTCAGGGACCCTGGCTCTGTTGTGAGTGACTGGCTTGGGAGGAAATTGGGGCAAGGGGGTTTCAAGCCCTTTTTTCTTATGAAGGGAGCTGGTTTGGGATCACTACCAGTTCAACGGGACTCTTCTTCCTGCTGTGAAATTCTGTAACCTGGAAGAATTTTTGATAACAGCCAGGGTATTACCATAcgcagttttttttttatcagagttTCAGGAAAACATTTAGGGGTTTCAGAGGTAGAGCAGAATGAAGTACTATTAGGATGTAAAGACTCACTTCAGTTGAACTTGGCATAAGCATATGAAGAATTTGAGGGGAGTGGGCATGGTCTTGATTTTTGCTAATTGCTGTGGTGCTGCCTTGTTTAGGGAAGGGAAGTTTTGCTGAGTAGAAATGGATTTGGTTAAAATTGTATATAATTGAGACCATTTACTGTGTGCTAGCAGATTCTGGCCTTCAAAGAAGGTGAACAGAAGGAAAAAGCTGGGATTCTGCGCCTGCGTCAGTCAAATGTCCAGAAGCCTGTGCCGTCAGCACACAGTTCTCCTGGAGGCCAGTACTGTGTGTGTTCTCAGCCTCCAAGCCCTGCCATGCTGCAGTGTGAACTGTGTCAGGACTGGTTCCATCCCACCTGTGTGGCTTGGCCCCGCTTGGGCAACCCTCGTCCCTCTCCTGCGTGGTGGGAATGGGATGCAAAATTCCTGTGCCCACTCTGCCAGCGATCTCGTCGGCCTCGCCTAGAAACGATCCTGGCCCTGCTTGTGGCCCTACAGAAGCTCCCTGTACGGCTACCTGAGGGAGAAGCCCTGCAGTGTTTGACAGAGCGAGCCATTACATGGCAGGACCGTGCCCGCCAACTCCTATCTTCCTCCGATGTAGTAGCTGCCTTGGAGCGTCTGGCAGAGCTGCGGCAGCGGCTTCTTGGGGACTCAGCCAAGGAAGCGGGTGCACTCAAAGAGAGCAGCTGCAATGAACAGACCAAGGTAAGTACAGGAGGCCTTGGGCTGCCTTCTAGCTTGGCTAGCTGGCAGCACCAGGGGAATACTACACGTGTGGTTCGCATATAGAAATAGGGACATTTACATGTTTTGTGTTAATATCTGTAATAGTGGCAAATGCCTGTACTCCAAACAGTGTACATTTTGCATAATTTACACTTGGAGTATTtaagtttgtgggttttttaaaagagtttttaatTTCTGCTTTATAATGAAAAGGATAAGGGGTAAGGACATGGAGCAATTGTTACCTTGAAGTTCCATATTGGGTGACCATTCCTCACCTTACACATGTGGCTTAAAGCAGTCTTACTCAAAGTGTTGGACTTGACTGTTGCTGGACCCTGAAgagtttccaaaaaagaaagaaacagttgtagtcagTGGACACAACTATGGTGACAGCCCCTGGCATACTTTGGAAGGAGGGATGGGGCTGCCATTCCCCTGTGAAGGGTTCCACTAGCCTCATTGCTGCTACCCGTTATGGAGACTTTCTGGATGTCCTTGTGCTTCCTGTGTGAAGCTTTATTCATCTAATTTACTGTACACCACACCTTTGAATGACTGCTGCCTTACAGACTCCATGTGTCTAAACTCAAGCTTTCCAGTATCCCTTAtgtagcatttgcatatacaAAAGTGAATATACAACAATTTATCAAATGGAAGCTGAGCATAACATCAAAGATTAGTTATTTAATATGatgttatataaataaacataataataataataataataataataataataataataataataatatttatttgatgAATAAATCCTGACTAATTCCTAACTCACATCTTTCTCTAATACGCCTCACATTAACACTAATCTTTCTCTCACTCATATCCTCACTCACAGTCCTAACTGATTTGACTCTACCTAATCTCTGCTTCTGACCCTAATACTCCTAACATCTCCAGCTCATATTCCCGATGATATCTCCCACTCTGTCTCTGTCATACACATCTACCTATTAAAAATTCCTTCCAACATTCAGCCAGTCAATGCTCACCTCAATATTCCATACTATCACCCCCTCCTGACAGTCCTTTCTCTTAACTACTTATAATATACCCACATAACTCAACTTTACTTTTATTTAATAAATGCAACAATAAATGCAATTTTTATCAGAAGTTAATAAAATCACATTCTCTCCATCAGAGAACATAAGAAGCATTGATTTAAAGTATTCCATCTGTATTAGAGCCAAAGAATTGGTTGTCTGGGCCAGATCAACATGTAATATTCAGCAGATATAACAGAACCTTACTGCTGTACCTATGATACAATCACAGGAAAAGCCATTAATGGCAGAACTTCCTAGAGAGCATACCTCTCCTTTGCCTGCATGCTTCTTTCCTGCCAAGAATAAAAAGTTTTCCTGTCTCTAGGTTTTTGTATGCACTAATTCTTTGATGTTCATAATCTATTGGTTCTTTTGGTTGAAGCCATTCTTCCACTCTCAGTTTTGTTTACTCTCTTTCCGAACTCGTTTCTCATTGTACAGATTGATTATCCCTaagccagaattccaaaatctgaaactttgGAACACCAACATACACCACAAGTGGAAAATTCCACACTTTACCTCATGTGACAAGTTGTGCTGAAGTCCTTATATATAGGATGGTGTGGGGCAAAGGTAACGATAAACCTCCAGGGAGCCTTCCAGACACCCACTTCAGCCTTTGAGGCAGCGTCTGTAGCACTCCTGCTGATTGGGTTGCAAGGCAGAAGTGGGTGGCTGGTGGGCTCTCTGAAGGTACAGGAGCTTGAAGATTCTTCCATGACTGCCCTGGGGCTGCTTCTTGGCCTGGATGCAACTAGATCTCTTGTATTTTTTAtaagttgtgtgtgtatataggctgtgtatgaaacaaatcaatttgtgtttaaatttgggtcctatctccaagatactACCTGTCTTGTTTTTCAGATTGATTTACTTCCCAGAAGCTAGGAGCATGATCCACTTTAAAAACAAGGCTTATGATTTTTGTGTGCCTTGTGATCTTAGAAAAAGGCTTAACTCCTTCCACCAAAATTCAGCAGTACTGCAGATGCAGTAGCAGTGGAGGTGAGCTACAGCTCCCCTCCAATCTTTTTTGGGTATCCAGTATATCCTGCCTGCATTTACCTGCCTCTGCCTTAGTTACTTGATGTTCTGGTTCATCTTTGCAGTCTTATGACTATCACTGACTTCTGACTAAGTTTTGTCCTCAGCTAACTTGACATTGTTCCTCTCAGAGAAGGTGGACTGCAAAGTGCTGTATTGCCTGAGCAGATAGATACTTAGCCATTCTCTGGGTTGGTGAGAGGAGTCACTGAGTTTTATCACTACAGACATTGTATGTAGTATATGTTTTTGCATTAACTTGGTTTGACTAAGTCATGGCCTCAAAATAACCTCAATAGGAGTCGGTATTTCTTCTAGTATATTTGCATGAGATATTGTAGAGGATTGCATCTTTGACTCAGAAatctcttttcattatttttgtgagtttttcgggctatgtggccatgttctagcagcgtttcttcctgacgtttcaccagcatctgtggctggcatcttcagagaaattttcATTGCTCGTTCCATtgctcctttttcctttcttccccaggTTTCATTGGAGAATGGGAACTCCACAACTCCAGAAAAGCACAGCTCCTGTGCCTCAGGTATTGGTCAAATAAATTCCTTCCATTGTTAGGACTAAGTGGTCTGATTTCTCCTTTTCACTTCTACGCATGGATGATGGTCTTATTTCAGTCACCCCCTTACCTCATTTTAACAGGTATATGGGGGAAAACAGAGTCTCTTGCTCTGTGCATGGGGGTAAGGAACCTAGGTTGTGGCTGTTTCTTCCCTTCAGCTGTCTTTGTGTCCCCTTCACAGACCTAGAGATGCTCAACTCTTACCTGCCAAAGCTGCAGGGCCCTGTACTGGAGCTACCTGATACCATCCGTCTTCCCCTGAAGGAGCTGCTAATGGAGGGGGACCTTCTGGAGGTGACGTTAGATGAGATTCAGAGCATTTGGTGCCTGGTTCAGGCGGCTCATACCCCCCAGCTTGAAAAATTTCGCCAACTGCTAGATGTGAGTAACTGCCTTTTATATATGGTGTATCGTAACTATTGGCAAACATCCTCTTTCTTCTTGTGTCAGTGTGAAACCTCTCTCTATCCTTtgctatttttaaatgcattatgATCCTTTCTGTAACAGAAGCAGTGCAGGAGGGATTTCACCTGTGAACCTCATAGTAACTTCTCAGTAGCTTAAAAGATACAGAACCTCAGAGACTTTCTGTCAAAGCTGGTATCACTCAGGGactgaatacttttttttttaacaagagtacaatacatttttcatttgtgaaatcgTTTCTGATAGTGTCATAAACAGTCCAGAAAAATCTGAGAGCAGGTACTAAAATAAGTGGTGTAGTTTTGATGATGTTGCATGAATTTCATGTTAGGTGTTGTACTACTTTCATAGAGTTGCGCAGGTGAGAGGCGTTGTCATGCCAGCTGACTGATGAGGTAACAGCAGAGTAGGAGGagataatttgtttatttatttattaaatatatatccCGCCTTTTTTCCAACAATGAAATTAACTGCCTCAGAGAATCCTGAATCATATGCGGATTATCTTGAAGTAGGCTTGAATCTTTGGATAACTGGAGAGTGGTTTCTCCCCCCCTCCTGGGGGTGTGTGTTAAATTCTGCAGTAACCTTGGAAACTTCACACatattgtgatggcttttagcttttaacaataaacttcatTCATTCACACATGGACAATTTTATAGCATTCCTATGCTGATGACTTCTCCTGTAATCGTGAGAAAAACCACATTTGTTTTCAGCTATACTCCAAATAAGTTGGCATTTTTCTAGATTTTGCAGCATTAGGAATattttttgcaaacattttaagTTAGCTAGCACTGAAGGAAGATCGATGTGGGCTGGGAAATTGGGTTGTAAGGAAGAGCTGTTGAGACCATAGACATTAAAagttgcctttatttatttatttttggtgccTCAGAAGATTCCTCAAACTTTTAAGACATGAATTTGGGATGGTTAGGAGTGTGTTATGGTCTTGCATCACAAATGAATCTGTAATTTAAGCCCTGTTTCTGCTGTGCACGTAGAGGTTTAAGGTGCGTACAGTCCCACCTATATAGCAGAAGAACAGGAGTGTTCAGTTCCTGACTACTCATTCCTTTCTAGCTGGAACAAGCAGAACGGCGTGTCACCCGTGGGCGAGGTCGGGACTCAGAGCGACGGCGGAAGCGCAAGACAGAGCGGGGCGACTATGCACCCCTGCCCAAGGAGGAATTAGAGCCAAAGAAGATCCGGGGGGCAGACCCAGGGCTGCCCCAGGGTGGCGCTTCCCCTGCAGCAGGCACAGATTGCAGTCACAATGGAGTTGGGGTGAGTGGTAAAGAGGGCATAGTGAGGGCACAGAGTCCCAAAAGGGAGCGTGGTTCACTTGCCTCCTCCATCCCCAATCAACTGAACAGTTGTATCATGTATAGTCATTGTCTGCTTCTTCCCTAACAGTTGTGACAGCTAGAAGATGCCTGGGTTTCCCCTTCCTGGACTACACTGCACTGCAAGGGATTCTGGCAGCCCCGTGTCACGCTGTTGGTTTGACTAGCACTCTTCATGGGGGGTAGCCAGCCCCAGAAGtgggggactgcaactccccctccccacttgGGACTCAGCACTGGCCCTGCACCAGACTATTTTCGGACGATGTAATATTtcgttttctttttcctccttttgtatTGTTGATACCTCGGAAGGGGGAGAGGCATTGCAGGGGTCACCAACACGCAGGGTCCGCTTGTTCCCGTTTGGCAGAAGCAGCAGAGAATGCTAACCCTGCTGCTGTAAGGACTCAAGCTTTGCAGAGCCCTGTTCTGGGTGGTAGCAGTGTGTGCTGGGACTAGCCCCAGCACCTCACTTCAGGCAGAAGGAGGAGTCAAGAGCCCTCCCGAGGGCTGGGTCGGGCTCCTCGTACCAGCATCCCCTGGAATACCACAGGGACGGCACCTCCTGTTGGACAGAGGGGCAGCTCTCCCCAAACACCCCTATCCTCCTCTGGTACCTGTTGGGTTTTATAGGAATTGGGGTAACCACTTTGTTCTTTAGGGTGGTGGAAAGGGCAAGGAATCTTAGTTCCACTTCAACCTCTACTTcaccctcaccttcccactcccaAATCATAGGCCCCATGCTGCCTCAGGCTCTGACACTAAAgtcttttgtctttctctttttagtgtttttcctttattttctgcAGCAGAGGAGGGTGGGTTGTTGGGGGTAGAGAGGGgtgtgttattttattgtattatgatttttttattattattaaactttggaGGTTAATGAACTTGCCCAGCTTTTGGGATGAGGTCCATCTGATTAGTCATGGATGGTGTTGATCATTGTCACATGAAATGGTGCATGCACACATCTGTGGCCAGTTTCTTGTCTTGTACTTTGTGGATGGACGGTGGAATCACTGGATGCTCCAACTAGCTGTTTTTCCAGCCTTTGAAAATCTAGGTGTTAACATCCTGATTTTCATTGAGTTAGGAACATGAGAATCACATCACATGGATGGTCACTGTAGCTTGAAGGTGAGATACATTCAGAGACAAACACAGAATGGACTTCAGAAGCAAATTGTTAGGGTTATAAAAATGAATACTAAATACTGTACTACTTTAAATATTTTGGAATCGCAAAGCTAGTGAGAGGTTCATAGGAACTATAGGTGAAGAGAGAAGCTAATCAGTTTTCTGTTTTGTCCCTAAAATAACTGTGGGACTTTTTATTCTGGGAATGTACCTCAAAAGCTGGATTGAAGGGTGGTGCCAAAGAGGAGGATTTGGAATTCTAGGATTGAAATCctatttgtcatttaaacaggcaTGAGTCACTTTTTTGACCCAGATGTAGCCGCACTGAAAGCTTGTGTGTATTAGAGCTACTGCCTTGGTGGTTCCCAAGCAACTAGTAGTCTGTGCAACAATACCACCAGCAGCAGCTGCATTGGCAAATAAGATTCTGACCTTAGATAAATTAGCCATTATTATTGGTATGCCTATAGGAAGTTGACATCTGTGTCCATTACTAAAACAATGATTATATCCTATTCTTTCTCCTTCAGCCCTTCCAAAAATCAAACACAAAGTCATTGCAatggtgctttaaaaaaactaaGAAAATTACAAAATTGTTTCCCTGTTTTATACTTTGTATGTCTTAATGCGAAACCTTCCTGGAATGTTGCCTCTCAAAGGACAAGAAAGTTTCCAGGAGGCATTGCTTATATTTGTAATTCCAAAATGAGTATATTTATCAGCCTCTCACTAAAGCTGCTTAGGAAGAGGAAATTAATGATTGGTTATAAAATAGGGATAATGTCTGTTTATAAGCATATTTCAGTGCtaggtaacattttaaaaatgaaagcgaGGCAGGAATGAATAGGAAGTAGCCAAGTTGTGTAAGTGGCAGATGCCTGTTCATGTAGTGAAAAATCCAGGCAGCTTGGGAAGAATGTTGGAAGAGTCTTCTACTTTTGGTACATGCTGTCTCACACGAAGTGTAATGAACATAAGAAATTCACTGCTATAAGCTTATATCAAGAGACCCAAGCTTCagtagatgatgatgatctcAAGAACAAAGCAGCCAGGAGGACAGTAAGTAGAACTTCCAAACACCCGACATGAGGATGGTCATTCTCATGTTGCAGAGAATTTGCATCCAGACAGTGCTCAGAATAGTGCCAGTGATTGAAGTACAGCAGCTAGTCTTTGCTCTCCCTCTGGTCAGTTGGGAGAGCAAGCTCACCAGTCAGCATAAGACTGCTGCGTGTTCCAGGCCCCTCTTGAACAAAGGAGCTCACATCCAGTGGCCCAGGACTCTTTCCTCCCACAGAGAGACATT from Sceloporus undulatus isolate JIND9_A2432 ecotype Alabama chromosome 2, SceUnd_v1.1, whole genome shotgun sequence includes the following:
- the KDM5C gene encoding lysine-specific demethylase 5C isoform X3, yielding MESREEPSEGGDQAPPPPPPPSYGEKGDQDGGAKAEKGVPRGAKDAGEGGRKDGGGRGERAPLKAPWGCDQGGGEWPLDADPLLLPPEDFLPPPECPVFEPSWDEFSDPLGYIAKIRPIAEKSGICKIRPPADWQPPFAVEVDNFRFTPRIQRLNELEAQTRVKLNYLDQIAKFWEIQGSALKIPNVERRILDLYSLSKIVMEEGGYEAICKDRRWARVAQRLSYPSGKNIGSLLRSHYERIIYPYEMYQSGANLVQCNTHPFDNEEKDKEYKPHSIPLRQSVQPSKFNSYGRRAKRLQQEPEPTEEDIEKNPELKKLQIYGAGPKMLGLGLVAKDKNMRKKDKEMPECPPTVIVKEETPVPETKLEPTSPRGYANMKEELRHSPEPCTKMTMRLRRNHNTQFIESYVCRICARGDEDDKLLLCDGCDDNYHIFCLLPPLPEIPKGVWRCPKCVMAECKRPPEAFGFEQATREYTLQSFGEMADSFKADYFNMPVHMVPTELVEKEFWRLVNSIEEDVTVEYGADIHSKEFGSGFPINDGKRQLSPEEEEYAASGWNLNVMPVLKQSVLCHINADISGMKVPWLYVGMVFSAFCWHIEDHWSYSINYLHWGEPKTWYGVPSFAAEHLEEVMKKLTPELFESQPDLLHQLVTLMNPNTLMAHGVPVVRTNQCAGEFVITFPRAYHSGFNQGYNFAEAVNFCTADWLPAGRQCIEHYRRLRRYCVFSHEELICKMAACPERLDLNLAAAVHKEMFILVQEERKLRKALLDKGITEAEREAFELLPDDERQCDKCKTTCFLSALACYDCPDCLVCLYHIDDLCKCPSSRQYLRYRYTLDELPAMLHKLKVRAECFDTWANKVRIALEVEDGRKRTLEELRALESEARERKFPENELLHRLKSCLSEAEKCVSEALGLISSQETGESSVHMTVEELRAFLDQMNNLPCVMHQLKDVQGVLEKVEAFQAEVQEALQDLPGNSPELHKLLAQGTQLGVEVPEMELLEKQVQQAVWLEEVKQTLRSPQDKVTLSVMRALITSGCGVAPSPAVEKAMAELQELLTIAQRWEEKAQMCLEARQKHLTATLEAIIKEAENIPVHLPNILSLKEALAKALAWIADVEEIQNGDHYPCLDDLEGLVAVGRDLPVHLEELRHLEVQVATAHSWREKASKTFLKKNSCYTLLEVLCPCADADSDSVKRMKWQREKEPGLYKSDTESLGLSAQDLRDPGSVILAFKEGEQKEKAGILRLRQSNVQKPVPSAHSSPGGQYCVCSQPPSPAMLQCELCQDWFHPTCVAWPRLGNPRPSPAWWEWDAKFLCPLCQRSRRPRLETILALLVALQKLPVRLPEGEALQCLTERAITWQDRARQLLSSSDVVAALERLAELRQRLLGDSAKEAGALKESSCNEQTKVSLENGNSTTPEKHSSCASDLEMLNSYLPKLQGPVLELPDTIRLPLKELLMEGDLLEVTLDEIQSIWCLVQAAHTPQLEKFRQLLDLEQAERRVTRGRGRDSERRRKRKTERGDYAPLPKEELEPKKIRGADPGLPQGGASPAAGTDCSHNGVGL
- the KDM5C gene encoding lysine-specific demethylase 5C isoform X1; the protein is MESREEPSEGGDQAPPPPPPPSYGEKGDQDGGAKAEKGVPRGAKDAGEGGRKDGGGRGERAPLKAPWGCDQGGGEWPLDADPLLLPPEDFLPPPECPVFEPSWDEFSDPLGYIAKIRPIAEKSGICKIRPPADWQPPFAVEVDNFRFTPRIQRLNELEAQTRVKLNYLDQIAKFWEIQGSALKIPNVERRILDLYSLSKIVMEEGGYEAICKDRRWARVAQRLSYPSGKNIGSLLRSHYERIIYPYEMYQSGANLVQCNTHPFDNEEKDKEYKPHSIPLRQSVQPSKFNSYGRRAKRLQQEESESCPEPASAPALFPEQAPRAWPEPTEEDIEKNPELKKLQIYGAGPKMLGLGLVAKDKNMRKKDKEMPECPPTVIVKEETPVPETKLEPTSPRGYANMKEELRHSPEPCTKMTMRLRRNHNTQFIESYVCRICARGDEDDKLLLCDGCDDNYHIFCLLPPLPEIPKGVWRCPKCVMAECKRPPEAFGFEQATREYTLQSFGEMADSFKADYFNMPVHMVPTELVEKEFWRLVNSIEEDVTVEYGADIHSKEFGSGFPINDGKRQLSPEEEEYAASGWNLNVMPVLKQSVLCHINADISGMKVPWLYVGMVFSAFCWHIEDHWSYSINYLHWGEPKTWYGVPSFAAEHLEEVMKKLTPELFESQPDLLHQLVTLMNPNTLMAHGVPVVRTNQCAGEFVITFPRAYHSGFNQGYNFAEAVNFCTADWLPAGRQCIEHYRRLRRYCVFSHEELICKMAACPERLDLNLAAAVHKEMFILVQEERKLRKALLDKGITEAEREAFELLPDDERQCDKCKTTCFLSALACYDCPDCLVCLYHIDDLCKCPSSRQYLRYRYTLDELPAMLHKLKVRAECFDTWANKVRIALEVEDGRKRTLEELRALESEARERKFPENELLHRLKSCLSEAEKCVSEALGLISSQETGESSVHMTVEELRAFLDQMNNLPCVMHQLKDVQGVLEKVEAFQAEVQEALQDLPGNSPELHKLLAQGTQLGVEVPEMELLEKQVQQAVWLEEVKQTLRSPQDKVTLSVMRALITSGCGVAPSPAVEKAMAELQELLTIAQRWEEKAQMCLEARQKHLTATLEAIIKEAENIPVHLPNILSLKEALAKALAWIADVEEIQNGDHYPCLDDLEGLVAVGRDLPVHLEELRHLEVQVATAHSWREKASKTFLKKNSCYTLLEVLCPCADADSDSVKRMKWQREKEPGLYKSDTESLGLSAQDLRDPGSVILAFKEGEQKEKAGILRLRQSNVQKPVPSAHSSPGGQYCVCSQPPSPAMLQCELCQDWFHPTCVAWPRLGNPRPSPAWWEWDAKFLCPLCQRSRRPRLETILALLVALQKLPVRLPEGEALQCLTERAITWQDRARQLLSSSDVVAALERLAELRQRLLGDSAKEAGALKESSCNEQTKVSLENGNSTTPEKHSSCASDLEMLNSYLPKLQGPVLELPDTIRLPLKELLMEGDLLEVTLDEIQSIWCLVQAAHTPQLEKFRQLLDLEQAERRVTRGRGRDSERRRKRKTERGDYAPLPKEELEPKKIRGADPGLPQGGASPAAGTDCSHNGVGL